TCCTGCTACCATGTCTCCATGTGGGACAGAGGTTCAGGGGGTCCCCTGAGGGGCCTGAGATCAGCACTCCTacccagaaggaccccagccaCGATCTGCTATCTCCTTCAGTTCTCTCCTTTCAAATTAGGGAGAGCGAGACTGAGACCCAAGGTGTAGACTGCAGGCTTGTCAGACATCAACACCGCGACTCCTGCTCTGGActctgccccccaccaccccctgaACATCACTATCTGGGTTAATCCTTACATCCGCAGCTTGGCTTCCTTAATCCATTTTAATATGCATGGGACTCAAGTGGGATCAGCAACCGTTGTCTCTTAATCACAATCTTGTTTTCCCTCTGCACTCGGATTTTGCGACTGGGGCCAAGGGGTTTCAAGAACAAGTAACATTTCATAACACTCGTTAGACGCACGCGTGGTACCCAATGTGTTTATGTTGCCAAATGACATGTTGAAGGAAAGTAGCTGCTTCTACCTCCCATCACCGTGGTTTATGGAAGAAAGGACATTCCAGCGTCCAGCTGGGAATGTTCTGGGACCGAGACACTCAAACCTGCCTGCCCAACCCCCAGGTTTCCAGCTGCTTGGAGAATGTGTCTTGTTCTTCCTTGGAGGCTCAATTCCTGGGAGGGTGTCTTTGCATGAAGTCAGGGCTGTTTGAAATCAGGAGCCCAGGGCCCAGCATGGGGTTGGTGGGGAGCTGAGCTTTGCCCTGGCAGAGTCCAGGGTTCTGATGcatcttcttttcccttctcttctgaaTTCTCAAGAAAAGATCTGCTGACATCTTGGCGTGACTCCAAGTCACTATGTTATCTGTTCAGCAGTCTTGTATTTTGAACCCAGATGCTAATAACTAAGAAGGGATTCATTTTAAGTCATTTCTTCCATGGCAGAAACCATGGGAATATTTGAAGGGAGGAGATGCTTCCTGGGGACCTGAACTTCCAGTGAAGAATCCAAGAATGGTCTCACCACAGTTCCTCAGAAACTTAAAACATGGAGGAACCCAGCGGTTTCTCTCCCGGGTACACCCAGGAGATTTAAAAACATACGTCCACACAAAAACTGTGCACAGATGTTCACAGTGGCATCCACAGTAGCTAAAAGCACAGACAACCCACATGTGCATGAAAGGATGAAGGGATAAACGGACTGCTCCAGCCACACACAGGGATCTTATTTGGCCATAAAATTGAATGAAGTTCTGACGTATGTTATAGCGTGAGTGAACTTGAAGACATGAGGCTCAGTGAAAGAACCCTGGCACAAGGGCTACATGCCCTATgactccatttgtatgaaatggcaaaaacaggcaaactcatagacacagaaagcagattagtggctGCTGGCAGCTGGGGAGGGGAAATTGAGAGTGATTCGAAATGGGTGGGCACTGCACCATCTGACAGAGGACCCGGCTGGAGCAGCCTGGGAATGAGCATATTATGAGCTTTAAGGGTTGGCCTCAGTAAAAATGAGTGTCTTTGGAGTATCAAGCAAGCTGAGCGAATTAGCAGAGATTCTGTTTCATAAGAGGTCCCCAGTGCCcactgtgaaaattaaaaacaatctcTACTGCATTATCCCCGAAAATGCACTTCCTCTAAGTGCTAATAATAAGTGATTAGGTAGCCATGGAAACAGCTATTTTGGGagaaaggaaatcaaagaaaattGGATTTCAGAACAAGTTTATAAAGTCAGACTTTGCTTAATCTAACTTGAAACTCTGCAGTGTACATAGGGTCTCATGCTTTGCACTGTTGTGTTTACATGATACCTTTCAGACACGTCCATGTACATAATTGGTTTTAGAATACTCTGGAAGAAAGATGccccccaaagaaaagaaaagtgggaAAGGTGAAGTGATTCACAACtgtgttagtgttagttgctcagtcatgtctgactctctgcaaccccgtggactgtactgtcaagctcctctgtccatgggattctccaggcaagaatactggagtgggttgccatttccttctccaggggatcttccccatccaggaatcaaaccctggtctcccatattacaggcagattccttaccatctgagccaccttctAGAAACGTCTCATGTGAAGAAAGAGTGCTACTTTAGGGAGAGAAAATCTTAGCTAAGCTGTTGACGAGGGTAACATCCTAGCCCCTCTCAGTCAAATTCAACTAAGCAAAGCGTCACTGGGGTTcagtgtgtgctgtgtgcagaGCATGTTCTGGGATCCACAGCGGGGAAAGGAACAAGGCTGTTCTCTGCCTCCACGTGGTTCATAATATTATAGGTCCCCAGACCCGTGCTAGGAGGTCTGCTGTGTATGCTGTCCGGAGTGGAGAGTGCAGCACGGAGGGGCTCCTGGAGGAGGTTCTGGAGGAGCAGTGTGAGGCGGCGGTAGGATCTCAGCAGGAGGAGATGTACGGGGTGGAAACCCACACAGCAGGGACAGTGTCCACAGAGAGGACTCATCCAAACTGAGAAGTGATCACCCCTCCTCATCCACACTGACAAGTGACACAGTGGCGTTCAGCCTTCAAGCTCAGTCTGACTTGCCTATgtgtggagagaaagaagagggtggGGACCGTGTCTACACATGCCTTTCTGCCCAGGTGTTGGAGCAAGAGTGATATAGCCAGAGCTGTGTTTTAGGAAAATGCACGTGCCAACACCACCATGGCCAACTATCACAGGGGGCCCAAAGGGGTGGTGAGCCTCTGGATTAAAACTATCTCAGTTACTCTCAGAATCCATTTTCAGCTGAGCTCCTTAGGGCAAGTTGGGCCTTTTTATACTGCCCTTGCTGTACCAAAGGActcttcctaaaagaaaaaaaccgCAGCACCAGCTGCAGCCACCTCCAAGCCTACACTTCTGAAGGGTATGATACGTGGTGACAGTTTTAATATGTGCCAATGGGTGTGGGTTCCAGCACTTCACCATCATCTGCCTGCATCATGTAAAATGACAGTTTTGCCTGTCAAAGTTAAATGTGAGTGAAGTTCCTtggatatttataaaatatcaaatagagTCCTGTCAGCAAAAGGTGGGTCTTTTATTACTAAACCTCAGAAAAGATTTCTGGATGGTAGTTATCAGCAGTTCACGTACTAGCTGACCTTCAGCCACGGGATAGATGAGGTGGTCCGTGGACTGGAAGGTATTTTCATCCACTGCAGTAAAAGGATGTCTCAGGCTGCAGCCAGACTGTCCCCAAAGAATGAGGTGCAGGTCAGTGACACCACTTTCTGTGTTTTGTACTTTTAATTATTAACGGCCCACTTTCCCCTGAGAAGGTGGAAGTTGCAGGAGCAGGTGGAGAAAGTCTGCTGACCTCGGGAAAGCATCCTGGTTTTCAGTCTTTAACTGGACACCTCAGGCCTCCAGCTTGTCCGTGCGTAAGAAGGTGTCCATACACGCACTTCTGTGAATTTACTAATGCTTCAGTGCTTTAACAACTGGCGAGAACTAGGTACAGACGGCGAGTGCCCTAGTCGGCGAGGCCGCAGTCCTCGTTGGAAGATCCGGCCCGCAGGACTCCTTGTCTCAGTGGGCCCTGTCCGGGAGCCCCGCCCCCTTCGCCGTGCGTCCCACGGGCCCCGCCCCTGACGCCGTGCGTCCCATTAGCCGCGCCGTGCGTCTCACGGCCCCACCCGCTCAGCCGAGGGCACCGCCCTGGCGCCGAAGGATGACGTCACCACCTGCGCCCAGGGCGGCAGAAACAGGAAGTGAGACCAAAACAAAGGAGCGGCGGCGGGGAACGGTCTCTGTTTTTCTGCTTCCTCCGGCCTTCTCCTCGACCGTGGCCGCCGACCCTCGGAAGCCGTCCGAACATGTCCAACATGGAGAAACACCTGTTCAACTTAAAGTTCGCGGCCAAGGAACTGGGCAGGAGTGCCAAAAAATGCGACAAGGAGGAAAAGGCCGAAAAGGCCAAGATTAAAAAGGCCATTCAGAAGGGCAATATGGAAGTTGCGAGGATTCACGCCGAGAACGCGATTCGCCAGAAGAACCAGGCGGTGAATTTCTTGAGGATGAGCGCGCGGGTGGACGCAGTGGCCGCCAGGGTCCAGACGGCCGTGACGATGGGCAAGGTGACCAAGTCGATGGCCGGAGTGGTTAAGTCGATGGACGCGACGTTGAAGACCATGAACCTCGAGAAGATCTCCGCCCTGATGGACAAGTTCGAGCACCAGTTCGAGACGCTGGACGTTCAGACGCAGCAGATGGAGGATACGATGAGCAGCACGACGACGCTGACCACTCCCCAAGGCCAGGTGGACATGCTGCTGCAGGAAATGGCAGACGAGGCCGGCCTCGACCTCAACATGGAGCTGCCGCAGGGCCAGACCGGCTCCGTGGGCACGAGCGTGGCCTCGGCCGAGCAGGACGAACTGTCCCAGAGGTTGGCCCGCCTGCGGGACCAGGTGTGACCGCGGGACCGCTCAGAGGCGAGCCGGCCGCAAGCGACCTTCCGAAGACGGATACTCTACTCTAGAACCTCGGAACCGGCCAGAATGCTGAACTGCTCTTACTCAAGATGCTTCTCCCTTCGGGTTTACAGTGCTCTCCAGACACACGAAGAATTCCCAGGCCTTCTCTTAACTCTTAACTGGATTTGAAAGTTCTGTATGGCTTGTGATCAAGTGTATCTAGTTAATTTGACTTATATGAATCTTTCTCAAAAATTTGGTCAAAACTCTAGTTCCCGTGTATTCAGTTTTCTGCCCGAATTATCAAAgttgacagttttctttttacttttgtgtAGTTGATAATATCTGGAGTTGAGGAGTGGTGATTACTTAGGTCGATGCCGGGCTATCTACTCTTCATTCGACGACTTATTTCATGGGCAGCGCCATTCTGTATATCCTTTGTTGCCGTCAAATGCAGTCTACAGCGGACTATTAATCTGTTCTCATAACTTACACTGAAATTACTTTAGTACCTTCTCGTGTAAtactcttttactttttatggCCTATAAATTTCTTGTGGTAGTTGCCTTTCTATAACTGGAAGAAAGTGCTACCTAACTTCCACATAACATAAGAGAAAAtcatttgtttttggttttaagATTTACAAGGCTTAATGTGTGATGGGTATTTCCAAGTGAATTTCTCTCACACATTTCTggttattttcctattttattagACTGTgattagatttattttaaactatacCAGTTAGCATGACAGTCACATTTCTCTAATGTTGCCAAAGAACTGTTGATGAGTTTGAGAAGCCCTGGGACTGTGTGTGAGAGCGAGTTTTGTTTAGATTTAatcaaaactagaaataaaattttaggttCTAGTTACTCGCATTTATTATCTTGGTCTTA
This genomic stretch from Muntiacus reevesi chromosome 4, mMunRee1.1, whole genome shotgun sequence harbors:
- the CHMP1B gene encoding charged multivesicular body protein 1b — encoded protein: MSNMEKHLFNLKFAAKELGRSAKKCDKEEKAEKAKIKKAIQKGNMEVARIHAENAIRQKNQAVNFLRMSARVDAVAARVQTAVTMGKVTKSMAGVVKSMDATLKTMNLEKISALMDKFEHQFETLDVQTQQMEDTMSSTTTLTTPQGQVDMLLQEMADEAGLDLNMELPQGQTGSVGTSVASAEQDELSQRLARLRDQV